From the Streptomyces sp. SN-593 genome, the window CGCCATCTCCTCCGCCGTACCGCCCTGGCCGGCGCCGTCCGCCTCCTCCAGCAGGGCGCGCAGTCCGACCAGGTCGTCGGTGCCGCGCCGGGCCGCGGCCAGGCCGGCCGCGTACTCCTCCAGCACGGCCCGCAGTTCCAGCACGTCGTCGCGCGGCGAGGACGCGGCCCGGCGTACCAGTACGGCCTCCAGCTCGCTGGCCGCCCGCACGTAGGTGCCGTCGCCGGCCCTGGCCTCCAGCAGCCCGAGGTGGGTCAGCGCGCCCAGCGCCTCGCGCAGCGTCGTCCGGCTGACGCCGAGCCGCTCGACCAGTTCGTGCTCGGACGGCAGCCGCGTCCCGACCGGCCACTGGCCGGTGGTGATGTGCTCGCGCAGGCTTTCCACCAACTGTGCGGACAGGCTCGCCTTCCGCTGCGGTGCTCGTAGATCAACCATGGCGCCTACGCTACAACAAATGTCAGACATTCATATGTGTGAGGGGCCTCACGAAGGTGCGGCCCCGTGCGGCACGGCGGGCAGCGGTGGGCCGGCCCGGCTCAGGAGGGGGGTGCGGCCCGGCGTGCGGGCGGGACCAGGGGGCGGGCCGGACCGGGTGGGCGGGCCGGACCGGGGGCGGGCCGGACCGGGGGCGGGGCGGATCGGGGGCGGGGCGGATCAGGACCAGTGCGCCGGGCGGTCCAGGCCGGGGCCGGTGCGGGTGCGGGCGTCGCCGCGTGCCGCGTTCACCTGGGACTGGGTGAGGAACAGCGCGCCGGTCAGGTCGGCGCCCCGCAGGTCCGCGTCCCGCAGGTCCGCGCCGATCAGGTCGGCCAGCCTCAGGTCGGCGCCCCGCAGGTCGGCCGCGATCAGGCAGGCGCCGCGGAAGTCGGTGCCCCGCAGGTCGGCGCCGCGCAGTCGGGCGCCGAGCAGGTCCGCGCCGCGCCGGACGGCCCGGCGGCGCGCGCCCGGGCCGGGCGCCCTGACCAGCTCGCTCGCCCGCAGCAGCAGCGGGTTGACCGCGGCGCGCTCGGCGTCGAGGTCGAGCGCGGCCAGGGCGGCCGGGTCGAGCCCGGTCAGCGCGCGGACCCGGGCCAGCTCGCGGTCGGCGGCCGGGTGCAGTTCCGCGGCGGCGGGCCGCTCGCGCACCTCGGTGAGGTAGGCCAGCAGCTCGTGCAGTTGGCGCATCCGCGGCAGCGCGGCGAACATGGCCCGGCCGCCGTCCTCGGCCCCGCGCCAGTCCCGGCCGCCGAAGGTGACCTGGGACAGGTGCTGGCCGGCGCCGAAGCAGTCGTAGACGGTGCAACCGCGGTAGCCCTCGGCGCGCAGCCGGGTGTGGATGCCGCAGCGGTGGTCCGCGCCGAGGTGGCGGCACGGCTCGCCGGAGTCCTTGTCGGCGGCGAAGTCGGCGGAGCGGGTGAAGGCGAGGGCCACGCAGCACAGGCCGAAGCAGTTCCCGCAGTCCGCCCGCAACCGCGCCCGCTCTCCGCCGGGCCGGCCCAGCGGGACCTCCACCGCGCTCACCCGCGCCCCCTCGTGCACGCTGTTCCTCCGGGCCGGCCGGATCGGCTCCCGCCCGCGGTCCATGGTGCCCTACGTCCCCGGCGCCGCCCGGTCCGCCCCCGCCCCGCCCGGGGGCCCGTGCCGGAGGGGCGCGGAGGCCACCGGGAGAACCGGCGCCGGCCGGGAGGTTTACGGACCGGGCGGGGTGGGGTATCGCTCGCCACCAGGTTGCACGCGTGCGCGATGCTGGGGAACGTTGGAGGTGTTCGGAGCGTTCCTGGTCATGGCAGTGCCGGTCCCGACCGGTTTTTGTCCGTGGCGTGGGAGGCGCGCGGCTGACGCGGCCGGGAAGGCCAGATAGGTACCCCATGTGAAGAACGCCTGGATGCGAGCCGTGCAGCGGCTGGAGACCGACTACCTCTCCCGCATGGGTATGTCCCTGCCGCTCCTGGCTCTGGCCCTGGTCACGCTGGCCGACCTGTCCGCCGGCCGGGACCACTACCTGACCCCCGGCATCATCGTGGCGCCCCCGCTCGCCGCCATCACCGTGACGTGGAAGCGGACCCTGTTCATCTGCGTGCTCGGCGCCACCGTCCAGGCCGCGCTGTCGCCGTACGACGGCATCACCCACATCCGCAACCACGACGTCCTGGTCGGCCAGCTCATCTCCTACTGCCTGGTCAGCCTCTTCAGCGTCTACATCGCGTGGCGGCGGGAGACCGGCGCGAAGGCGTTCAGCGCGATCACCTCCGTCGCCGAGGCCGCCCAGCACGCCCTGATGCGCCCGCCGGCGCCGCGCGTCGGCACGATCCGGCTCGCGGTGCGGTACGTCTCCGCCGCCGACGCCGCGCAGATCGGCGGCGACCTGTACGCCGTGCTGGACACCCCGCACGGGGTGCGCGCCCTGATCGGCGACGTCCGCGGCAAGGGGCTGGCCGCCGTGCAGACCTCGGCGGTGGTGCTCGGCGCGTTCCGCGAGGCGGCGTACGACGAGGGCGGGCTCGACACGGTCGCCGCGCGGGTCGACACGAGCGTGGCGCGGCACGTCGACACCGGGGACTTCATCACCGCGCTCTTCGCCCAGTTCGACAAGCCGGACAGCGTGGAACTACTGCACTACGGCCACGTGGCGCCGCTGCGGGTGTCCCGCGACGGCACCGTGGAGACGCTGGAACCGGTCGACCCGTGGGTGCCGCTCGGGCTCGCCGACATGGTCGGGGCGGGCGGCGCGGTGCGGGAGTCCCCCGCGCCGCCGACAGGGCCGGGCGCGCCGGGGGCCCGGGCCGTGTCCGGGCCGGTGCCAGGGACCGCGCCCGCGTCAGGGACCGGGCCAGGGCCGTATCCGGTGGCGTCACCCGAGTCCGCGCCCGCGCCCGCGCACGAGTTCGCGGCAGGCGGCCCGCCGCGGTCCGCGGCCGCCGACGTGGCCGCGCTGGCGGCGCGCGGGCCCTCGCCCTGGCGGGTGCCGCTGCTGCCCGGGGACATCCTCGTGCTGTGCACCGACGGCGTGATCGAGGCGCGCAACCCCCGAGACAACACCTTCTACCCGCTCGCCCAGCGGGTCGGCCCGCTCGTCGCCGGCTGCGGCCACGACCTGGACAGCGCCGTGGAGCGCGTCTACGCGGACCTGCTGGAGCACGCCGGCGGCTCCCTCTCCGACGACGTCGTCCTCCTGCTCCTCGCCCCCATTCCCCGCCCCCTGCCCACCCACCCCCAGGACCCGCCGCTGTACTAGCGAGCTCGTGCAACGGTTTGGTCCGGCGCCCCGGGGCGCCCCCGGACAAGGGCCCGAGGGGCATCGGACAGGGGCCCGGGTCAGGGCGCTCGGGTCAGGGGCGCTCGGGTCAGGGGCGTTCGCGCGTCGCGCGTTCCAGGGCGACCAGGACCGACTCGTACGGCTCCCCGGTGGCGTGCTCCATGGCCAGCTCGCACATCCGGTCCGCCGACAGGTGGGCGCCGAAGGCGCGGCCGGCGACCTCCTCGGCCTCGGGGCGGGTGGCAGCCGCGGTCAGCGGCTCGTGGACGGTGCCCCGGTCGCCGGCGAACCCGCAGCACCCGGCGTCGTCGGGGACGACCACCTCCCGCGCGCAGGCGCGGGCGACGGTCTCCAGCGCGCTCGCGCCGAGGCCGTCCCCGCCGAGGCGGACCGCCGCGCAGGTGGGGTGGAGCACCGCGCAGTCCACCGGCCCGGTCGCGGTGAGCTTGGGCAGGAGCTGGGCAGCCGTCCAGGCCACCGCGTCCAGGACCGTCAGCTCGCCGTGCAGCTCACGGTTGGCGTCGGTGAGGTGGGGCACCACGTCGCGGGCGAGCCCGAGCGCGCAGGACTGGGCGTCCACGACCACGGGCAGCCGCCCGCCGCCGGTCCACGCCCAGGCGTGCTCCACCACCCGGTTCGCCATCACCGCGTGGCCGGCGTCGTACCCCCCGGCGTACCAGGCCGTGCCGCAGCAGGTGCGGGTGACGTCGGGCGGGATCCACACCGGCTGGCCGGCCCGCTCGGCGAGGGCCACCAGCGCGTGCACCACCCAGCCGCGGCCGGTACCGGACGGCGGCCCGAAGATCCGGTTGGCGCAGGAGGGCAGGTAGACCGCGGCGGCGCCCTGGCGTTCGGTGCGCGGCAGGCGCGGCGCGGGGCCGGGGGTCTCCGGCGGCCACCCGGGCAGCGCTGCGGCGCGCAGCGCGCGGCGGGCCGGCGCGGTCGCGGCGGCGAGCGGACGGTCGCCGGCCCGGTCGCGTACGGCGCCGACCGCGGCCAGGCCCGCGCGTACCGCCCGCTGCGCGCTGCGCCAGTGGGTGGC encodes:
- a CDS encoding FadR/GntR family transcriptional regulator encodes the protein MVDLRAPQRKASLSAQLVESLREHITTGQWPVGTRLPSEHELVERLGVSRTTLREALGALTHLGLLEARAGDGTYVRAASELEAVLVRRAASSPRDDVLELRAVLEEYAAGLAAARRGTDDLVGLRALLEEADGAGQGGTAEEMAEVDGRFHQAVVRAGGNPLLAEVYDHLGHAITASLVGQPFDTGVLAAHARLHQDLVAAIEARDETGARHAAARIVALNHAGHEEEGNR
- a CDS encoding PP2C family protein-serine/threonine phosphatase, which gives rise to MRAVQRLETDYLSRMGMSLPLLALALVTLADLSAGRDHYLTPGIIVAPPLAAITVTWKRTLFICVLGATVQAALSPYDGITHIRNHDVLVGQLISYCLVSLFSVYIAWRRETGAKAFSAITSVAEAAQHALMRPPAPRVGTIRLAVRYVSAADAAQIGGDLYAVLDTPHGVRALIGDVRGKGLAAVQTSAVVLGAFREAAYDEGGLDTVAARVDTSVARHVDTGDFITALFAQFDKPDSVELLHYGHVAPLRVSRDGTVETLEPVDPWVPLGLADMVGAGGAVRESPAPPTGPGAPGARAVSGPVPGTAPASGTGPGPYPVASPESAPAPAHEFAAGGPPRSAAADVAALAARGPSPWRVPLLPGDILVLCTDGVIEARNPRDNTFYPLAQRVGPLVAGCGHDLDSAVERVYADLLEHAGGSLSDDVVLLLLAPIPRPLPTHPQDPPLY
- a CDS encoding pentapeptide repeat-containing protein translates to MSAVEVPLGRPGGERARLRADCGNCFGLCCVALAFTRSADFAADKDSGEPCRHLGADHRCGIHTRLRAEGYRGCTVYDCFGAGQHLSQVTFGGRDWRGAEDGGRAMFAALPRMRQLHELLAYLTEVRERPAAAELHPAADRELARVRALTGLDPAALAALDLDAERAAVNPLLLRASELVRAPGPGARRRAVRRGADLLGARLRGADLRGTDFRGACLIAADLRGADLRLADLIGADLRDADLRGADLTGALFLTQSQVNAARGDARTRTGPGLDRPAHWS